In Kitasatospora viridis, the following are encoded in one genomic region:
- a CDS encoding phytanoyl-CoA dioxygenase family protein: protein MENKPILLNSVQLARFVAHGSLRLDAVVPAELNAEAVGVLAEGVAPVAYGTPLSKAYAPDSFTARLLAVPQVAGAVRSLVGPEPLVDHHAVHVREPRGGEAQPLHADAIIDVRTDAFDVQLMYYPQAVTLEMGGTLSVPGSHLRRTNESDTGRYQNLRGQDRLVCPAGTVVFLHHGIWHGGRRNDSDAARYMFKIRFNPTVRQRLLWDTSDLHDPCVLAELDVTFPWYEHAVGRLERYNRALLWRELTGDPDFDLDHWVTRVSNRPQEATA, encoded by the coding sequence ATGGAGAACAAACCGATCCTGCTCAACTCGGTCCAGCTGGCCCGCTTCGTGGCGCACGGCTCGCTTCGGCTGGACGCGGTCGTGCCCGCGGAACTGAACGCCGAGGCGGTGGGGGTGCTGGCGGAGGGCGTGGCGCCGGTCGCCTACGGAACCCCGCTGTCGAAGGCCTACGCCCCGGACTCCTTCACCGCGAGGCTGCTGGCGGTTCCGCAGGTCGCGGGCGCGGTGCGCAGCCTGGTCGGCCCCGAGCCGCTGGTCGACCACCACGCCGTCCACGTCCGCGAACCCCGCGGCGGGGAGGCGCAGCCCCTGCATGCGGACGCCATCATCGACGTGCGGACCGACGCCTTCGACGTGCAACTGATGTACTACCCGCAGGCGGTGACGCTGGAGATGGGCGGCACCCTCAGCGTCCCCGGCAGCCACCTGCGCCGGACCAACGAATCGGACACCGGCCGCTACCAGAACCTGCGCGGCCAGGACCGACTGGTGTGCCCGGCCGGCACGGTGGTGTTCCTGCACCACGGCATCTGGCACGGCGGCCGCCGCAACGACAGCGACGCGGCCCGCTACATGTTCAAGATCCGCTTCAACCCGACGGTCCGCCAGCGACTCCTGTGGGACACCTCGGACCTGCACGACCCGTGCGTGCTCGCCGAGTTGGACGTCACGTTCCCTTGGTACGAGCACGCCGTCGGGCGCCTGGAGCGCTACAACCGCGCCCTGCTGTGGCGCGAACTGACCGGCGATCCCGACTTCGACCTCGACCACTGGGTGACCAGGGTCTCCAACCGCCCCCAGGAGGCGACGGCATGA
- a CDS encoding NUDIX hydrolase: protein MAISDSVIASVLATYLERYPNEAEQLSEPVRLLGEGRDFASRRSFPMHVTVGALLVRDNSEILLIEHLAYGITLQPGGHLEPTDTELVAAALRELTEETGMDPADVVPASPVPVYIQYGQVPARPEKDEPAHYHLDLGFAFRTAHPKVDVGPLQESEVTGAAWYPLATAERLVGQRIARAVSAPSRLG, encoded by the coding sequence ATGGCGATCAGTGACTCGGTCATCGCGAGCGTCCTCGCCACCTACCTTGAGCGCTACCCGAACGAGGCCGAGCAGCTGTCCGAACCGGTGCGGCTTCTCGGAGAAGGACGGGACTTCGCGTCGCGGCGCAGCTTCCCCATGCATGTGACCGTCGGCGCACTCCTCGTTCGCGACAACAGCGAGATCCTACTCATCGAACACCTGGCGTACGGGATCACGTTGCAGCCCGGGGGCCACCTGGAGCCCACCGACACCGAGCTGGTCGCCGCCGCACTGCGTGAGCTGACGGAGGAGACCGGGATGGACCCCGCTGACGTGGTCCCCGCATCGCCGGTGCCCGTGTACATCCAGTACGGCCAGGTTCCGGCGCGACCGGAGAAGGACGAGCCTGCCCACTACCACCTTGACCTCGGATTCGCCTTCAGGACTGCGCACCCGAAGGTGGACGTGGGTCCGCTCCAGGAGTCCGAGGTGACGGGCGCGGCCTGGTACCCGCTCGCCACGGCCGAGCGCCTGGTCGGGCAGCGCATCGCCCGGGCGGTCAGCGCGCCGTCCCGGCTCGGCTGA
- a CDS encoding expansin EXLX1 family cellulose-binding protein: MGAAPAAATLAGRIKPGVTNQGVATAYDAADGNGSCLFGPTGGDMMVAAMNYTDYESSKACGAYVSIHAASGAAITVRIVNDCPAPCAPGQIDLSQQAFAKLADLSVGRLAITWTLLSPDSVGPVSIRYKTGSSQWWCGIQVIGHRNPLAELEVRGAGGWQQLPRADFDYFLSTDGTGCGGELRITDIYGQQLTVDGITVQPDVVQPTGVQFAKH, encoded by the coding sequence GTGGGCGCGGCCCCCGCGGCGGCGACGCTGGCCGGGCGGATCAAGCCCGGTGTCACCAACCAGGGTGTCGCCACCGCGTACGACGCGGCCGACGGCAATGGCTCGTGCCTGTTCGGCCCCACCGGCGGCGACATGATGGTCGCGGCGATGAACTACACCGACTACGAGTCGTCCAAGGCGTGCGGCGCCTACGTGTCGATCCACGCCGCGAGCGGCGCGGCGATCACGGTGCGGATCGTCAATGACTGCCCGGCGCCCTGCGCGCCCGGCCAGATCGACCTCAGCCAGCAGGCGTTCGCCAAGCTGGCCGACCTGTCGGTGGGGCGGTTGGCGATCACCTGGACGCTGTTGAGCCCGGATTCGGTGGGCCCGGTGTCGATCCGGTACAAGACCGGGTCGAGCCAGTGGTGGTGCGGCATCCAGGTGATCGGGCACCGGAATCCGCTGGCGGAGCTGGAGGTCCGCGGGGCGGGCGGCTGGCAGCAGTTGCCGCGTGCCGACTTCGACTACTTCCTCTCCACCGACGGCACCGGCTGCGGCGGCGAGCTCAGGATCACCGACATCTACGGCCAGCAGCTGACCGTCGACGGGATCACCGTGCAGCCGGACGTCGTGCAGCCGACCGGGGTGCAGTTCGCGAAGCACTGA
- a CDS encoding SigE family RNA polymerase sigma factor: MLLDDASAEFNDFFERHYAELSRLAYLLTGESDAADDLAADALVALWQRWDRLRSADHPVAYARGVVANMARARIRSAVRERRRITLFWTRAPERTDGPDVAAVLDVRAALARLPFRKRACVVLRHAFDLSEKETAVALGISVGTVKSQTSKGMAELEGALGARAAGELVAGRRNR, translated from the coding sequence ATGCTCCTCGATGACGCGTCCGCGGAGTTCAACGATTTCTTCGAACGCCACTACGCCGAACTGTCCCGTCTGGCCTACCTGTTGACCGGAGAGAGCGACGCGGCCGACGACCTCGCCGCCGATGCGCTGGTCGCCCTGTGGCAGCGCTGGGACCGGCTGCGCAGCGCCGACCACCCGGTGGCCTACGCTCGCGGGGTGGTGGCCAACATGGCGCGGGCGCGGATCCGCAGTGCGGTCCGCGAGAGGCGGCGGATCACGCTGTTCTGGACCCGTGCCCCGGAACGGACGGACGGGCCGGACGTCGCGGCCGTGCTGGACGTGCGCGCGGCGCTCGCCCGTCTGCCGTTCCGCAAGCGGGCCTGCGTGGTGCTGCGCCACGCCTTCGACCTGTCGGAGAAGGAAACCGCCGTGGCGCTCGGCATATCGGTCGGCACCGTGAAGAGCCAGACCTCGAAGGGGATGGCCGAGTTGGAAGGCGCACTCGGCGCACGAGCGGCCGGCGAACTGGTGGCAGGGAGGAGGAACCGGTGA
- a CDS encoding alpha-L-fucosidase: protein MPKPNPPRFPRRTVHLDFHTAPEIPDVGRDFDPTEFARTFREANVDSVTVFAKCHHGRLYYSTERPERHPGLSPDLDLLSAQIEALHSVGIRTPIYLSLQVDEYAAREHPEWVAHDENLKITRWSDTAFEAAWHVLDMSSPYADYFADQLSEVLERFAPVDGIFIDMCWDQPSLSRWAVDGMRREGLDPADRDHRSRYAQLVARRYMARYSAMVEKALPPDAAQGVWFNSRPKAGLSEEREFVRHVEIEGLPTGGWGYAFLPYVARYVRPLGLPTLSHTGRFHESWGDNAALKPKAALRYECSQMLSLGLTGGVGDVLHPRGALSPAVYDLIGSVYGHIERCEPFVEGGRVVSEVAVLVDPALGDNPGASGIGAVRALQQLRAQFDLLPPTADLTGYRVVVVPESTPVDGALAVRLRQYHEAGGAVLLIGPALLKNGTEPALPDLPVEGLAPAAAGESFLACEGVPGVPADFPVISYGPRLTARAAEGAEILARVVAPYFPRSWDKFCGHSYTPPADPTGEVAVAVGGGAAAVTVPLLEAFHEHGLEAYRQLLGAALDRLLPNPLLRAGGPVHLETTVMRTPTGTAVHLISFVPARETPALDLVHDPFPLVDVPVSLRLDAAPRSVRLQPEGRELDWEHDGSYLHVRATVLDGHAMIVVEHD from the coding sequence GTGCCGAAGCCGAACCCACCGCGCTTCCCCCGACGCACCGTCCACCTGGACTTCCACACCGCCCCCGAAATACCCGACGTCGGCCGGGACTTCGATCCGACCGAGTTCGCCCGCACGTTCCGCGAGGCCAACGTCGACAGCGTCACCGTCTTCGCCAAGTGCCACCACGGCCGCCTCTACTACTCGACCGAGCGGCCCGAGCGCCACCCCGGTCTCTCCCCCGACCTCGACCTGCTCTCCGCGCAGATCGAGGCCCTGCACTCGGTCGGGATCCGCACGCCCATCTACCTCTCCCTCCAGGTCGACGAGTACGCCGCCCGGGAGCACCCCGAGTGGGTCGCGCACGACGAGAACCTGAAGATCACCCGCTGGAGCGACACCGCCTTCGAGGCGGCCTGGCACGTGCTCGACATGTCCAGCCCCTACGCGGACTACTTCGCCGACCAGTTGAGCGAGGTGCTGGAGCGCTTCGCCCCGGTCGACGGGATCTTCATCGACATGTGCTGGGACCAGCCCAGCCTGAGCCGCTGGGCGGTCGACGGGATGCGCCGCGAGGGGCTCGACCCGGCCGACCGGGACCACCGCTCCCGCTACGCGCAGCTGGTCGCCCGGCGCTACATGGCCCGCTACTCCGCGATGGTCGAGAAGGCGCTCCCGCCGGACGCCGCCCAGGGCGTCTGGTTCAACAGCCGCCCCAAGGCGGGCCTGTCCGAGGAGCGCGAGTTCGTCCGCCACGTCGAGATCGAGGGCCTGCCGACCGGCGGCTGGGGCTACGCCTTCCTGCCCTACGTGGCCCGCTACGTAAGGCCGTTGGGCCTGCCCACGCTCAGCCACACCGGCCGCTTCCACGAGAGCTGGGGCGACAACGCCGCCCTCAAGCCCAAGGCCGCGCTGCGCTACGAGTGCAGCCAGATGCTCAGCCTCGGCCTCACCGGCGGCGTGGGCGACGTGCTGCACCCGCGCGGCGCCCTCTCGCCCGCGGTGTACGACCTCATCGGCTCGGTCTACGGACACATCGAGCGGTGCGAGCCGTTCGTCGAGGGCGGCAGGGTGGTCAGCGAGGTCGCCGTGCTGGTGGACCCCGCGCTGGGCGACAACCCGGGCGCCAGCGGCATCGGCGCGGTGCGGGCGCTGCAACAGCTGCGCGCCCAGTTCGACCTGCTGCCGCCGACCGCCGACCTGACGGGGTACCGGGTCGTGGTGGTCCCCGAGTCCACCCCGGTGGACGGCGCGCTGGCGGTGCGCCTGCGGCAGTACCACGAGGCCGGTGGCGCCGTGCTGCTGATCGGGCCCGCCCTGCTGAAGAACGGCACCGAGCCGGCCCTGCCCGACCTGCCCGTCGAAGGTCTCGCGCCCGCGGCCGCCGGCGAGTCCTTCCTCGCCTGCGAGGGCGTGCCCGGCGTCCCGGCCGACTTCCCGGTGATCAGCTACGGCCCCCGCCTGACCGCCCGCGCGGCGGAAGGCGCGGAGATCCTCGCCCGGGTCGTCGCACCCTACTTCCCCCGCAGCTGGGACAAGTTCTGCGGCCACTCCTACACGCCGCCGGCCGACCCCACCGGGGAGGTCGCCGTCGCCGTCGGCGGCGGAGCGGCCGCCGTGACCGTCCCACTGCTGGAGGCCTTCCACGAGCACGGCCTGGAGGCCTACCGCCAGCTGCTCGGCGCCGCGCTGGACCGCCTGCTCCCGAACCCGCTCCTGCGGGCCGGCGGACCCGTCCACCTGGAGACCACCGTCATGCGCACCCCCACGGGCACGGCGGTGCACCTGATCAGCTTCGTCCCGGCCCGCGAGACGCCCGCGCTCGACCTGGTCCACGACCCCTTCCCGCTGGTCGACGTCCCCGTCTCGCTGCGCCTGGACGCTGCGCCGCGCTCGGTGCGGCTGCAGCCCGAGGGACGGGAACTGGACTGGGAGCACGACGGCAGCTACCTCCACGTGCGGGCGACCGTCCTCGACGGGCACGCCATGATCGTGGTCGAGCACGACTGA
- a CDS encoding SDR family NAD(P)-dependent oxidoreductase — MSAPEFAGRTVVVTATAPGTALATARLLAAGGARVAFLAPDPRDLPAPLIKVHTDFADDQSVRAGVAWAAELLGGIDLLVNVAGTGTGVGADRPAGAPQANLLGAARTARAALLYLRRSAAPAIVIACPVAATQGLPHSAVELAARELTRAMAAELAGDRIRVACAGPGTDEQVVAAIARLARPGSPAHPETPEE; from the coding sequence ATGAGCGCGCCGGAGTTCGCCGGCCGCACCGTCGTCGTCACGGCGACGGCCCCCGGCACCGCACTGGCGACGGCCCGGCTGCTGGCGGCGGGCGGCGCCCGCGTCGCCTTCCTGGCGCCGGACCCACGAGACCTCCCCGCACCGCTGATCAAGGTCCACACGGACTTCGCGGATGACCAGTCGGTGCGGGCGGGCGTCGCCTGGGCCGCCGAACTGCTGGGCGGCATCGACCTCCTGGTCAACGTCGCCGGGACCGGCACTGGGGTCGGCGCGGACCGCCCGGCCGGCGCCCCGCAGGCCAACCTCCTGGGAGCGGCCCGGACGGCCCGGGCCGCGCTGCTGTACCTGCGCCGCTCGGCCGCCCCGGCGATCGTCATCGCCTGCCCGGTCGCCGCCACCCAGGGCCTGCCGCACTCGGCGGTCGAGCTCGCCGCCCGGGAGCTGACCCGCGCCATGGCCGCCGAACTGGCCGGCGACCGGATCCGGGTCGCCTGCGCCGGCCCCGGCACGGACGAACAGGTGGTCGCCGCCATCGCCCGCCTGGCCCGACCAGGCAGCCCCGCCCACCCAGAGACCCCCGAGGAGTAG
- a CDS encoding FadR/GntR family transcriptional regulator — translation MSLTDQAIARIRRLIRDGELLPGAKLPPEPQLAVELGLSRNTMREAVKALAVARVLEIRRGDGTYVTSLAPGLLLEGIGGAVELLQGDTVLELTEVRRLFEPAATGLAATRATAQDLAELEWHLAAMRTARDDVELLNEHDAAFHRVVVRATRNETLATLLEHISGQTVRARIWRGLSDAAAAGRTIDEHEAIHRALVAGDAELARAAALLHVTSTERWLREHLAEGESDDHRTSVPPCP, via the coding sequence GTGTCACTGACAGACCAGGCCATCGCCCGCATCCGCCGGCTGATCCGGGACGGGGAGCTGCTCCCCGGGGCCAAGCTTCCTCCCGAGCCGCAGCTCGCGGTCGAGCTCGGGCTCTCCCGCAACACCATGCGCGAGGCGGTCAAGGCGCTGGCCGTCGCACGGGTGCTGGAGATCCGGCGCGGTGACGGCACCTACGTGACCAGCCTGGCGCCCGGCCTGCTGCTGGAGGGCATCGGCGGCGCGGTCGAACTCCTGCAAGGGGACACCGTGCTGGAGCTCACCGAGGTGCGCAGGCTCTTCGAGCCCGCCGCCACCGGTCTGGCCGCGACCCGCGCCACCGCGCAGGACCTCGCCGAACTGGAATGGCACCTCGCCGCGATGCGAACGGCGCGGGACGACGTGGAGCTGCTCAACGAGCACGACGCCGCCTTCCACCGGGTGGTGGTCCGCGCCACCCGCAACGAGACCCTGGCCACGCTGCTGGAGCACATCTCGGGGCAGACCGTGCGGGCGAGGATCTGGCGCGGGCTCTCCGATGCGGCTGCCGCCGGCCGGACCATCGACGAACACGAGGCCATCCACCGGGCGCTGGTCGCCGGTGACGCGGAACTGGCCCGGGCAGCCGCCCTGTTGCACGTGACCAGCACCGAGCGCTGGCTGCGCGAGCACCTGGCCGAGGGTGAGTCGGACGACCACCGGACCAGCGTGCCGCCCTGCCCCTGA
- a CDS encoding amidohydrolase family protein — MRIDAHHHVWDLTRRPQPWLDAPELADIRRSFGPADLAPLAKAAGIGRTVLVQVLPDLDETREFLALAAAEPLVAGVVGWVDLTDPGIADTLAELRQGPGGDLLVGVRHLVQGEADPAWLARPDVRRGLRAVGEAGLCYDLLTLPHQLPAAIETVRALPEQRFVLDHLSKPPIARGEQDPWAELLRELAREPTVSCKLSGLVTEADRDHWTLADLRPYAEVALDAFGPERIMFGSDWPVCLLAASYGQVVSTAQDLTGRLAPHERAQVFAGTAARVYGLTVPSREAVLSQEDGA; from the coding sequence GTGAGAATCGACGCGCACCACCACGTCTGGGACCTGACCAGACGCCCACAACCATGGCTGGATGCGCCGGAGTTGGCGGACATCCGCCGGAGTTTCGGTCCGGCCGACCTGGCACCGCTGGCGAAGGCGGCGGGCATCGGGCGCACCGTGCTGGTGCAGGTGCTGCCGGATCTCGACGAGACCAGGGAGTTCCTCGCGCTGGCCGCCGCCGAACCGCTGGTCGCCGGCGTCGTCGGCTGGGTGGACCTCACCGACCCCGGGATCGCCGACACCCTCGCCGAGCTGCGGCAGGGCCCGGGCGGCGACCTGCTGGTCGGCGTGCGGCACCTGGTCCAGGGCGAGGCCGACCCGGCCTGGCTCGCCCGCCCCGACGTCCGGCGCGGGCTGCGTGCGGTGGGCGAGGCCGGGCTCTGCTACGACCTGCTCACCCTGCCGCACCAACTCCCGGCCGCGATCGAGACGGTGCGCGCCTTGCCGGAGCAGCGCTTCGTCCTCGACCACCTCTCCAAGCCGCCGATCGCACGCGGCGAGCAGGACCCCTGGGCCGAGCTGCTGCGCGAGCTGGCGCGCGAGCCCACCGTGTCCTGCAAGCTCTCCGGCCTGGTGACGGAAGCCGACCGGGACCACTGGACCCTCGCCGACCTGCGCCCGTACGCCGAGGTCGCGCTGGACGCCTTCGGGCCCGAGCGGATCATGTTCGGCTCCGACTGGCCGGTCTGCCTGCTGGCCGCATCGTACGGACAAGTCGTCAGCACCGCACAGGACTTGACGGGGCGCCTGGCGCCGCACGAGCGCGCCCAGGTGTTCGCCGGCACGGCGGCCCGGGTCTACGGGCTGACCGTACCTTCCCGGGAGGCAGTGCTTTCTCAGGAGGATGGAGCGTGA